In Bythopirellula goksoeyrii, a single window of DNA contains:
- a CDS encoding Gfo/Idh/MocA family protein yields the protein MTMFNRIVPYSTSIMLLPLFLSFLVNVVLSTARAGEPLKVAIIGTDTSHAIAFTTLMNSENAIGPLADVQVVVAYPGGSSDIPSSRDRVMDFSKQLAEAGIAIVDSPEEAVADVDAILLESVDGRAHLDQFRRIAMGKPVFIDKPAAASVADFLEIMRIAEETNTPFFSSSALRFCPEVDLVTKSNKTGNVLGAATSTPFQLEPHHPDLFWYGIHGIEALSALLGPGCETVARHDSKIGALIVGCWSDGRQGATWALSTKGAVYSFTVYGDKTVASKTGFSGYDNLVNEICKFFVSRIPPISPRITLEILAIMEAADESRDQEGIPISISSIINRARKKNLDDPNTITSAPTK from the coding sequence ATGACTATGTTCAATCGGATTGTTCCCTATTCGACTTCCATAATGCTTTTGCCACTATTTCTCAGCTTTCTGGTAAATGTTGTACTTAGCACTGCTCGGGCAGGAGAGCCCCTAAAGGTTGCTATCATTGGTACAGATACAAGCCACGCAATTGCCTTCACGACGTTGATGAATTCGGAGAACGCCATAGGGCCACTTGCCGACGTACAAGTAGTGGTTGCCTACCCGGGTGGGAGTTCCGATATTCCAAGTAGTAGAGATCGGGTAATGGACTTTTCCAAGCAACTTGCGGAGGCCGGCATTGCGATTGTTGACTCTCCCGAAGAGGCAGTCGCCGATGTCGACGCAATTCTGCTGGAAAGCGTCGACGGACGCGCACACCTTGATCAATTTCGCAGGATCGCGATGGGCAAGCCGGTCTTTATCGACAAGCCCGCAGCTGCCTCTGTGGCCGACTTTCTCGAAATCATGCGGATCGCTGAAGAGACAAATACCCCCTTCTTCTCCTCATCAGCACTTAGATTTTGCCCGGAGGTGGACCTTGTAACTAAATCCAATAAAACTGGTAACGTACTCGGAGCGGCAACTTCGACACCTTTTCAATTGGAACCCCATCATCCAGACTTGTTCTGGTACGGAATCCATGGGATCGAGGCCCTCTCTGCACTCTTAGGACCTGGCTGTGAAACTGTCGCACGCCACGACTCCAAGATTGGGGCGCTAATCGTCGGCTGTTGGTCAGACGGACGGCAGGGGGCGACCTGGGCTTTGTCTACCAAGGGTGCAGTCTATTCGTTTACGGTCTATGGCGACAAGACTGTGGCTTCCAAAACGGGGTTCTCTGGGTACGACAATCTTGTCAATGAAATATGCAAGTTCTTTGTCAGTCGCATTCCGCCAATTAGCCCTCGAATCACGCTGGAAATCTTGGCCATTATGGAAGCAGCAGACGAAAGTCGCGATCAAGAGGGAATACCGATCTCAATTAGCAGCATCATAAATCGTGCCCGTAAGAAAAACTTGGACGACCCAAATACTATAACGTCAGCCCCAACAAAGTAA
- a CDS encoding DUF7453 family protein — protein MNIIRCTVLYLAFVGIGLLESLGTNAEAEGLRTVAVSSNVAPDSGDIFSSFGLPVLNDHGQTAFPGTLAGPGVDPSNDLGLWSEGTGTLGLVARESSAAPGTSANFSSLSDPVLNNAGQIAFLGGLAGLGVDPNNDRGIWSEGGGPIALVAREGDAAPDTTVIFSRIALPPVFNNSGQTAFHGQLSGIDVDHGNDRGIWSEGSGSLTLVVRDGNAAPGTGAIFSGSEFPVLNGLGKIAFRGILSGTGVISNNNSGIWYGSDGSLVLVVREGEVAPGTNASFSGFGLPVVNNASQTAFLGNLLGTEVDSNNDSGVWSGGSGSIILIAREGSVAPGVDGNFASFSDPVMNGAGQVLFRATLEGEQVSASNNHGIWSEGNGSLALLARSGHPASGTSATFSSFEDPIINAMGQAAFLGYLTGLGVGSNNNSGIWAQNSSGVLTLIVREGDLLDIDNGLGTDFRQISELGFVGGSGNEDGRASGFNDLGQVAFRARFTDGSSGIFVSDLVAIPEPSSSLLLCIAVVGLLFRCTKNRTFF, from the coding sequence ATGAATATTATAAGATGCACTGTTCTTTATTTAGCTTTCGTTGGCATTGGCTTGCTGGAGAGTTTGGGGACAAATGCCGAAGCGGAAGGACTAAGAACGGTAGCGGTCTCAAGTAATGTTGCCCCTGATTCCGGCGATATTTTTTCCAGTTTCGGACTCCCTGTCCTAAACGATCATGGGCAAACTGCATTTCCTGGAACTCTCGCAGGCCCAGGAGTAGACCCCAGTAATGATCTCGGTCTCTGGTCCGAAGGAACTGGCACACTTGGTTTGGTGGCGCGTGAGAGTAGTGCAGCCCCAGGCACTAGTGCAAATTTTTCCAGCCTTAGCGACCCTGTTTTGAACAACGCGGGTCAAATAGCATTCTTGGGGGGGCTCGCAGGTTTGGGAGTAGACCCCAACAACGACCGCGGTATTTGGTCTGAGGGAGGTGGCCCAATTGCCTTAGTGGCACGCGAAGGTGATGCGGCGCCGGATACCACCGTGATTTTTTCTAGAATAGCCCTTCCCCCAGTCTTCAATAATTCAGGCCAAACAGCATTTCACGGTCAGCTCTCCGGAATCGATGTAGATCATGGCAACGACCGCGGTATTTGGTCCGAGGGAAGTGGTTCGCTCACTCTGGTAGTTCGCGATGGGAACGCAGCACCCGGCACGGGAGCAATTTTTTCTGGCTCCGAGTTTCCCGTTCTTAACGGCCTGGGTAAGATCGCTTTTCGAGGTATTCTCTCCGGAACAGGTGTGATCAGCAACAACAACAGTGGTATTTGGTACGGCTCAGATGGCTCTCTAGTATTGGTTGTGCGTGAGGGCGAGGTAGCTCCTGGCACGAACGCAAGCTTCTCTGGTTTTGGACTTCCCGTGGTGAATAATGCGAGTCAAACAGCGTTCTTGGGAAACCTGTTAGGGACCGAAGTGGATAGCAACAATGATAGTGGTGTTTGGTCGGGTGGTAGTGGCTCGATCATATTGATTGCCCGTGAGGGTAGTGTTGCTCCAGGTGTTGACGGTAATTTTGCTAGTTTCAGCGACCCTGTAATGAATGGTGCAGGACAAGTGTTATTCCGTGCCACTCTCGAAGGCGAACAAGTAAGTGCCAGCAATAATCATGGTATATGGTCTGAAGGAAATGGCTCGCTCGCGCTATTGGCTCGTTCGGGTCATCCAGCTTCGGGCACGAGTGCTACCTTTTCTAGCTTCGAAGACCCAATCATCAATGCAATGGGGCAAGCAGCGTTTTTAGGCTATCTCACTGGCTTAGGTGTTGGCTCCAACAACAATAGTGGTATTTGGGCGCAAAATTCATCGGGAGTGCTGACCTTGATAGTCCGAGAAGGTGATCTGCTTGACATCGACAACGGATTGGGTACCGATTTTCGACAGATTAGCGAATTGGGTTTTGTCGGGGGCAGTGGGAATGAGGATGGTCGAGCAAGCGGCTTCAACGATTTGGGGCAGGTGGCATTTAGGGCACGATTCACAGATGGTTCTAGTGGAATCTTTGTCTCCGATCTTGTCGCTATCCCTGAGCCGAGTTCATCGCTATTACTTTGCATAGCTGTTGTGGGCTTGTTGTTTCGATGCACAAAGAATCGCACCTTCTTTTAG
- a CDS encoding sialate O-acetylesterase yields the protein MKFFQTFSAICILVVSACYTVPVSHAVVSIPNIFSDHMVLQQKQANIVWGKSSPGEKVTVRIKDHEKQTTADEDGNWSVKLDPLDAGGPYELLVVGSNTITITDVLVGEVWICSGQSNMEWSVNKCSDSDLVKATANYPFIRMVNYPNKGSQEPAWTHLDAHWRVCSSETVGNYSAVGYFFGRELHQALNVPIGLINNSWGGSAAEAWVNREVLEETKKYHSLLEPWQTLEDKYKLLSNKADKGEEEQKQLASLSSQMIGNSRPGNLYNGILKSHLGYGIQGVIWYQGESNVDRAHQYRDLFPLMITNWRDEWNQGDFPFYWVQLANYLDEQPEPGESAWAELREAQTLTMSKLSNTGEAVIIDVGEGKDIHPRNKLTVGQRLARWALANQYGKDIAYHSPSYNSFEMKDGKIILTFDQVHNGWRTFDVNKPIGFAIAGADEKFVWADAKIVEENRIEVSSSKVVNPVAVRYAWADNPVCNMFDGVGLPLTPFRTDDWPGVTVDNQ from the coding sequence ATGAAGTTTTTTCAAACGTTTTCGGCTATTTGCATTCTTGTTGTTTCCGCCTGCTATACAGTACCCGTAAGTCATGCAGTAGTTTCGATTCCTAACATCTTCAGCGACCACATGGTATTACAACAAAAGCAAGCCAACATTGTCTGGGGCAAATCGAGTCCAGGCGAGAAAGTGACCGTTAGGATCAAAGACCATGAGAAACAGACGACGGCAGATGAAGACGGCAATTGGAGCGTTAAATTGGATCCGCTTGATGCAGGTGGGCCTTATGAACTACTCGTTGTCGGGTCGAATACTATTACGATCACCGACGTTCTCGTCGGTGAAGTGTGGATCTGCTCTGGGCAGTCGAACATGGAATGGTCGGTCAATAAGTGCTCCGACTCCGATCTAGTGAAGGCAACAGCAAACTATCCATTTATTCGTATGGTGAACTATCCCAATAAGGGCAGCCAGGAACCAGCGTGGACTCATCTTGACGCGCACTGGCGAGTTTGTTCGTCGGAAACAGTGGGAAACTATTCGGCTGTCGGCTATTTCTTTGGGAGAGAACTTCATCAGGCTCTCAATGTGCCGATTGGTTTGATCAACAATTCTTGGGGTGGATCCGCCGCGGAAGCTTGGGTAAACCGTGAGGTGCTGGAGGAGACCAAGAAATATCATTCGCTCCTGGAACCCTGGCAAACTCTTGAGGATAAATATAAATTGCTTTCAAACAAGGCAGACAAAGGCGAAGAGGAGCAGAAGCAACTTGCGAGCCTTAGCAGTCAGATGATCGGCAATTCACGGCCGGGAAACCTCTACAACGGGATTCTCAAATCGCATTTGGGATATGGGATTCAAGGTGTGATCTGGTACCAAGGGGAATCTAACGTCGACCGGGCGCATCAATACCGTGACCTGTTTCCCTTGATGATTACAAACTGGCGAGACGAATGGAATCAAGGAGATTTCCCCTTCTATTGGGTCCAACTGGCAAATTATCTGGACGAACAGCCAGAACCGGGTGAAAGCGCATGGGCAGAACTCCGCGAAGCTCAGACGCTGACAATGTCTAAACTCTCCAACACAGGTGAAGCCGTCATCATCGACGTGGGCGAAGGGAAAGACATTCACCCTCGCAATAAACTCACCGTTGGACAACGGCTGGCGCGTTGGGCCCTTGCGAATCAATACGGCAAGGATATCGCCTACCACAGCCCCAGCTACAATTCATTTGAAATGAAAGACGGCAAGATCATCTTAACGTTCGACCAAGTTCATAACGGCTGGCGCACTTTTGATGTAAACAAACCAATTGGTTTTGCCATCGCTGGAGCTGACGAGAAGTTTGTCTGGGCCGATGCTAAGATTGTCGAAGAGAATCGCATCGAGGTCTCAAGCAGCAAGGTAGTCAACCCTGTAGCTGTACGCTATGCCTGGGCAGACAATCCGGTCTGCAATATGTTTGACGGCGTCGGATTGCCCTTGACACCGTTTCGGACTGACGATTGGCCGGGCGTAACGGTTGACAATCAGTAG
- a CDS encoding PEP-CTERM sorting domain-containing protein (PEP-CTERM proteins occur, often in large numbers, in the proteomes of bacteria that also encode an exosortase, a predicted intramembrane cysteine proteinase. The presence of a PEP-CTERM domain at a protein's C-terminus predicts cleavage within the sorting domain, followed by covalent anchoring to some some component of the (usually Gram-negative) cell surface. Many PEP-CTERM proteins exhibit an unusual sequence composition that includes large numbers of potential glycosylation sites. Expression of one such protein has been shown restore the ability of a bacterium to form floc, a type of biofilm.) translates to MTVAIMGFFAVTTSTGAVLFDFGNDDAPVTGVNVVLQSTAVIADLVDTTGASTGISFTLVDSGGTPITPGFELFPGGDDFRFHNESGETAVSGEAASYFGAGTNSITYDSLWGDIGDPGVHFKLEGLTPNTAYYYTFYASRKATTSPSRNTLFSVDGGPGVTLDAIENSSEVAHLTALSDATGSSILFMGNGLEVAPAPDSEFWYIQAMQIEAIPEPSSLLLLVSTLGAIAVRRWHR, encoded by the coding sequence ATGACTGTTGCGATTATGGGTTTTTTTGCGGTGACCACTTCAACTGGAGCTGTTTTATTTGATTTCGGCAATGATGATGCCCCGGTAACAGGTGTCAATGTAGTATTGCAATCAACTGCTGTCATTGCCGATCTAGTAGATACTACTGGAGCTTCGACGGGCATCAGTTTCACGTTAGTAGATAGTGGTGGCACTCCGATCACTCCCGGATTCGAGCTTTTCCCTGGTGGAGACGATTTTAGATTTCATAATGAAAGTGGTGAGACCGCAGTGAGTGGCGAAGCCGCTTCTTATTTCGGTGCCGGCACGAATAGCATTACCTATGATTCTTTATGGGGGGATATCGGCGACCCTGGTGTCCATTTCAAACTTGAAGGTTTGACGCCAAATACAGCTTACTATTACACTTTCTATGCTTCGAGAAAGGCTACGACATCGCCGAGTCGAAACACTCTCTTTAGCGTAGACGGTGGCCCTGGAGTTACTTTGGATGCGATTGAGAATTCTAGCGAGGTCGCCCACCTGACGGCCTTGTCGGATGCAACCGGCTCATCGATTTTATTCATGGGAAATGGATTAGAAGTAGCACCGGCGCCAGATAGCGAGTTCTGGTATATACAAGCCATGCAGATAGAGGCGATCCCTGAGCCGAGTTCCTTACTTTTGCTGGTGAGTACTCTTGGCGCAATTGCTGTACGCCGATGGCATCGGTAA
- a CDS encoding PQQ-dependent sugar dehydrogenase — MKKHLCDFPSLIAILLYFGMVQTANGISAVRIAYGLDDPIYATAPPNDPSRLFIVERGSDEGSSRTGNIKILDLNTNTVDPTPFLTIPNLSNSSLSEGLFSIAFHPNYEQNGFFYVNAMDSSRTSTIRRYTVSPDNPNVAKPDYTTLLEYPQLPSHNNNWIGFGPDGYLYVTNGDGGGTSHDRPNNAQNINDIHGAILRLDVGTDGLADDFPSDTNRNYAIPLSNPYVGRDGLDEIWATGLRNPWRASFDRKTGDFYIGDVGQEILEEINFQPAGSSGGANYGWRLREGTVATPRENTGGPKPFGNVDPVFQYTHGNGTTPQECPYGNFGEGDGCSITGGYVYRGPIEELQGQYFFADFVNPRIWSIEADVSGLTPDQYDGANFKKFTDWTNNFAQSEGVIDSIVSFAEDANGNLYIVSIGNGGLGSNQGAIYKIVPEPASILLLLVSGSIIAFRRINTAFS; from the coding sequence ATGAAGAAACATTTATGCGATTTCCCATCGCTTATTGCAATACTACTTTACTTTGGAATGGTCCAAACGGCTAACGGGATTTCAGCCGTCCGCATTGCTTATGGATTGGACGATCCAATTTATGCTACAGCGCCTCCGAATGACCCAAGTCGTCTTTTTATTGTCGAGCGAGGAAGTGACGAAGGCAGTAGTCGAACGGGCAATATTAAGATCCTCGATCTGAACACAAACACAGTAGACCCAACTCCTTTCTTAACCATTCCAAATTTATCTAATTCAAGTTTGTCTGAAGGTCTATTCTCGATTGCCTTTCATCCAAATTACGAACAAAACGGGTTTTTTTATGTCAATGCTATGGATAGCAGTCGCACATCGACGATCCGGCGATACACAGTTTCCCCCGACAATCCAAATGTGGCTAAGCCAGATTATACAACACTCTTGGAGTACCCTCAGCTACCAAGCCACAACAACAATTGGATTGGATTTGGCCCTGATGGATATCTCTATGTCACTAATGGAGATGGGGGAGGGACAAGTCACGACAGACCGAACAATGCGCAAAACATCAACGATATTCATGGTGCCATCTTGCGCTTGGACGTAGGTACGGATGGTTTGGCTGATGATTTCCCCTCAGATACTAATCGCAATTACGCCATTCCCCTATCGAATCCCTATGTGGGTCGAGATGGACTTGATGAAATCTGGGCGACTGGCCTACGAAATCCCTGGCGAGCCAGTTTTGATCGCAAAACTGGAGATTTTTACATCGGTGACGTTGGGCAAGAGATTCTTGAAGAAATCAATTTCCAGCCGGCAGGGAGTTCCGGTGGTGCCAATTATGGTTGGCGTCTCCGCGAAGGTACGGTAGCGACACCTCGTGAAAATACCGGTGGCCCCAAGCCTTTTGGAAATGTTGATCCAGTTTTTCAATACACACATGGCAATGGAACGACACCCCAGGAATGCCCTTACGGAAACTTCGGCGAAGGTGACGGGTGCTCGATCACTGGTGGTTACGTATACCGAGGGCCGATCGAAGAACTTCAAGGACAGTATTTCTTTGCGGATTTCGTTAATCCGCGAATTTGGTCGATAGAGGCCGATGTCTCTGGCTTGACACCAGACCAGTATGATGGCGCTAACTTTAAGAAGTTCACTGACTGGACCAATAACTTTGCACAATCCGAAGGAGTAATCGACAGTATCGTTTCCTTTGCGGAAGACGCGAACGGCAATCTTTATATCGTTTCAATTGGCAATGGTGGCTTGGGAAGTAATCAGGGAGCAATTTACAAAATTGTGCCTGAGCCAGCATCTATTCTTTTACTCCTTGTCTCAGGATCAATCATTGCATTCAGACGAATAAATACGGCCTTCTCATAG
- a CDS encoding sialate O-acetylesterase — protein MFCRFHVQSTCLLACFYCLSINPVSASDVIEVYLLGGQSNMSGVGLIENLPAGCLPQLNVMIYHSDAVGGIPRQWIPNAPSGFSSFGVDTFGPEISLGKRLSELRPGVDIALIKHSRGGSNLAVDWNPGNAGDLFSQGVKYKEFHSTVKNGLAALQAENPGKEIQLKAMFWHQGESDAANLTFANGYQENFVNFIGRIREDLMTPDLPFIYGTIRQRTSSGVNTIIDAQLRTDESSATAFATEGAHVLDFRNLPTHKDSIDGFRDDDDTHFNGTAQIQMGKMYADKYQSIIVPEPSACALFLSGIMSLLCPRKRPH, from the coding sequence ATGTTTTGCAGATTTCATGTACAGTCGACCTGCTTGCTAGCATGTTTTTATTGCTTGTCGATCAATCCGGTTTCGGCCAGCGATGTTATCGAGGTATATCTTCTCGGAGGACAGTCAAATATGTCAGGTGTCGGTTTGATTGAAAACCTTCCAGCTGGTTGTCTACCTCAGCTAAATGTGATGATTTATCATTCGGACGCTGTCGGAGGAATACCTCGCCAGTGGATACCTAACGCACCTAGTGGATTCAGCAGTTTTGGAGTCGACACGTTTGGTCCTGAAATTAGCCTTGGCAAGCGGTTGAGCGAACTACGACCGGGTGTCGATATTGCCCTGATAAAACACTCGCGAGGTGGATCTAATCTTGCCGTCGATTGGAACCCTGGAAACGCTGGTGACCTATTCAGTCAAGGAGTTAAGTACAAAGAGTTTCATTCTACAGTAAAGAATGGCTTAGCAGCTCTGCAAGCAGAGAATCCAGGCAAAGAGATTCAACTTAAAGCGATGTTTTGGCATCAGGGCGAAAGCGATGCGGCGAATTTAACCTTTGCGAATGGCTACCAAGAGAACTTCGTGAATTTCATTGGGCGCATCCGAGAAGATCTTATGACACCAGACTTGCCGTTCATTTATGGCACGATTCGGCAACGTACTTCATCTGGAGTAAATACAATAATTGATGCTCAATTACGGACTGACGAATCATCAGCCACCGCATTTGCGACCGAGGGAGCTCATGTTCTTGATTTTCGGAACTTGCCAACTCATAAGGACTCGATTGATGGTTTCCGAGATGACGATGATACCCACTTTAATGGCACGGCTCAGATCCAAATGGGGAAGATGTACGCGGATAAGTACCAATCTATCATTGTTCCTGAACCTTCAGCGTGTGCCTTGTTTCTCTCCGGGATAATGTCTTTGCTTTGTCCTCGCAAGCGACCGCATTAA
- a CDS encoding DUF1559 domain-containing protein translates to MGDSKFCSRHELFLPLSKRNRGFTLVELLVVIAIIGVLVALLLPAVQAAREAARRTQCSNNLKQLSLGFMNHHDAHGYFPSSGWGWRWSGDPDLGFGIEQPGGWGFNILPYIEMANLRELGSGMAEGSPERSAAILIQVGTPISAFTCPSRRSAIAYPVVKNGVLAYNATACTEGNCTTARSDYRANSGSINRHEHTGPANATVAKIYDFRFDEEGVKQEPINGITHQRSMIDMSRITDGTSNTYCVGEKYLNSDHYLTGESSADDQHILLGYDSDVNGYTGSSFDPYDDNYLIPLRDRPGLDGTFNFGSAHPSTFHMAFCDGSVKAIPFDIDPRVHKNLGARDDGQTVDRSSF, encoded by the coding sequence ATGGGTGATTCAAAGTTTTGTTCGCGGCATGAGTTGTTCTTACCGCTCTCAAAAAGAAACCGAGGTTTTACGTTGGTGGAATTGTTGGTGGTCATTGCCATTATCGGAGTATTGGTGGCTTTGCTATTACCTGCTGTTCAGGCAGCTCGCGAAGCCGCTCGTCGCACGCAATGTTCCAATAATCTTAAGCAACTTAGCTTGGGTTTTATGAACCATCACGATGCTCATGGATACTTTCCTAGTTCAGGGTGGGGATGGAGGTGGTCGGGAGACCCTGATCTAGGGTTTGGCATAGAACAACCCGGAGGCTGGGGATTCAACATTCTCCCATACATAGAAATGGCCAACCTAAGGGAGCTGGGAAGCGGAATGGCCGAAGGGAGTCCTGAACGGTCAGCCGCCATCTTGATTCAGGTGGGTACGCCAATTTCCGCTTTTACTTGCCCTTCGCGTCGCAGTGCTATTGCATACCCAGTGGTGAAGAACGGCGTCCTTGCGTACAACGCGACGGCGTGTACTGAAGGGAATTGTACCACTGCGCGAAGCGACTATCGGGCCAATTCTGGTAGCATCAATAGGCACGAGCATACTGGACCAGCAAACGCAACAGTGGCTAAGATTTATGATTTTCGTTTCGATGAGGAGGGTGTTAAACAGGAACCAATCAATGGAATAACCCATCAGCGGAGTATGATCGACATGTCTCGTATTACGGATGGTACGAGCAACACCTATTGTGTTGGAGAGAAGTATTTAAACTCAGATCATTATCTCACAGGGGAAAGTTCTGCTGACGATCAACATATCCTATTGGGGTACGATAGTGATGTGAACGGATACACCGGATCTAGTTTTGATCCCTACGACGATAATTATCTCATTCCACTTCGTGATCGACCTGGCTTGGACGGCACGTTTAATTTCGGTAGTGCCCATCCCAGTACCTTTCACATGGCTTTTTGCGATGGTTCCGTTAAGGCGATCCCATTCGACATCGATCCGCGAGTCCACAAGAATCTAGGGGCACGGGATGATGGTCAAACCGTCGACAGGAGCAGTTTCTAG
- a CDS encoding EF-hand domain-containing protein, with the protein MANKAISEFDKNGDSKLSEEELSSAPGLKYCSKQLDSEGDGDGSLNSEEIASRISQYVKMRVGLTPFDCKILLNKRPLVGAKVRLIPESFLVEALDSLEGTSNEGGLVQFTPEDINMSVVPPGMYRVEVTSSELEIPEEYNVKTTLGVEVSSIPDSYHEGQVTFFLKR; encoded by the coding sequence ATGGCCAATAAGGCTATATCGGAGTTTGATAAGAATGGAGACAGCAAGCTTTCTGAGGAGGAGTTGAGTTCGGCTCCTGGGCTGAAGTATTGCTCTAAACAGCTTGATAGCGAAGGGGATGGGGACGGCAGTCTGAACAGTGAAGAGATCGCTTCGCGCATAAGCCAATACGTGAAAATGCGAGTTGGCCTTACCCCATTCGACTGCAAGATACTACTGAATAAGCGGCCTTTAGTGGGGGCGAAAGTCCGTTTGATTCCCGAATCTTTCCTTGTAGAGGCCCTAGATTCGCTGGAAGGTACGTCGAATGAAGGTGGGTTAGTTCAGTTCACGCCTGAAGACATCAATATGTCGGTCGTTCCTCCTGGAATGTACCGGGTTGAAGTTACTTCGTCAGAACTTGAAATCCCAGAAGAGTACAATGTAAAGACGACTCTTGGAGTCGAAGTATCTTCGATACCTGATTCTTATCACGAAGGTCAAGTCACATTTTTCTTGAAGAGGTAA
- a CDS encoding alanine/glycine:cation symporter family protein: MSPLNAQEVTKVDHPQSTTEQTEQGFIQEWSVIRDDPKSSNYGKIQESVRLVFKALVCCLGTVLFFEIPVYPMANGPPVTFPLVLLVLLLGGIFFTARLSFINIRMFCHAVEIIRGRFDKSEDEGEVSHFQALTSALSATVGLGNIAGVAAAIAMGGPGAVFWMWVAAFLGMSMKFASCSMAQYYRRVKLDGSILGGPMVYLEDGIKDRFPRLSSLGVVLGKLYAIFTVFAALGGGNIFQGNQTFRIISGQIDVPAEEAWVVGAIMAILVGMVIIGGIRRIGEVTGRLVPAMCAFYCFLCIAIIVCNIDRLGSTLSSILADAFNLDSGFGALIGIAILQGTRRASFSNEAGFGTAAIAHAAAKTSEPFREGIVAMIEPFIDTIVVCTMTALSILVTESHFDPVTCLPYAEGVSNEKGVELTAAAFSTLGVWAPKFLCIAVFVFAYSTMVSWCYYGERAIEYLLGERGIKPYQCAYVICVVIGPMLSFSTVIDFSDMMLFSMAFPNILGLIMLSGTISRGSRDYVRRLRSGEMKNSIS, encoded by the coding sequence GTGTCACCCCTCAATGCCCAAGAGGTTACAAAAGTAGATCATCCGCAGTCGACAACAGAGCAAACGGAACAAGGTTTTATTCAGGAATGGTCTGTTATTCGGGACGATCCGAAAAGTTCTAATTATGGTAAGATTCAAGAATCTGTGAGGCTTGTTTTTAAGGCACTAGTTTGTTGCTTGGGTACCGTGCTATTCTTTGAGATACCGGTTTACCCTATGGCAAACGGCCCTCCTGTTACGTTTCCCTTGGTACTTTTGGTCCTGCTTCTTGGCGGGATTTTTTTTACAGCTCGTCTCAGTTTTATCAACATTCGGATGTTTTGCCATGCTGTTGAGATTATTCGTGGTCGATTCGATAAATCGGAGGATGAAGGCGAAGTATCTCATTTTCAGGCTTTAACATCTGCTCTTTCCGCCACCGTTGGTCTAGGTAATATTGCAGGAGTTGCCGCGGCGATTGCGATGGGAGGTCCTGGAGCCGTGTTTTGGATGTGGGTAGCAGCCTTCCTAGGGATGAGTATGAAGTTCGCAAGCTGTTCGATGGCTCAGTACTACCGTCGAGTTAAGTTAGACGGCAGCATTTTAGGAGGCCCAATGGTTTATTTGGAGGATGGCATTAAGGATCGCTTCCCCAGACTAAGCTCGTTAGGTGTGGTTCTTGGAAAGCTTTATGCGATTTTTACTGTCTTTGCTGCATTGGGTGGCGGGAACATCTTTCAAGGAAATCAGACGTTCAGAATAATCTCTGGACAAATAGACGTTCCGGCCGAAGAAGCTTGGGTAGTCGGAGCAATCATGGCTATCTTAGTGGGAATGGTGATTATAGGCGGAATTCGACGGATTGGAGAGGTAACCGGTAGGCTAGTTCCTGCAATGTGTGCATTTTACTGTTTCCTTTGCATCGCAATTATTGTTTGCAATATTGATCGACTTGGTTCGACGCTTTCGAGTATTCTTGCAGATGCTTTTAATCTAGATTCGGGTTTCGGTGCATTGATTGGAATAGCAATTCTTCAAGGCACCCGGCGTGCATCTTTTTCTAACGAAGCAGGGTTTGGGACCGCTGCAATCGCTCACGCTGCTGCCAAGACTTCCGAGCCCTTTCGTGAAGGAATTGTCGCAATGATAGAACCTTTCATCGACACAATTGTTGTTTGTACTATGACAGCGCTGTCGATACTGGTCACTGAGTCTCATTTTGACCCGGTCACCTGCTTACCCTATGCTGAAGGAGTTTCGAATGAAAAAGGGGTTGAATTAACTGCAGCGGCCTTCTCAACACTGGGAGTTTGGGCGCCTAAGTTTCTTTGTATCGCAGTATTCGTGTTTGCCTATTCTACGATGGTTTCGTGGTGTTACTACGGTGAGCGAGCCATCGAATACTTACTTGGCGAACGTGGCATAAAACCCTATCAATGTGCATACGTTATTTGTGTGGTCATCGGTCCTATGCTTTCATTCTCAACGGTAATTGATTTCTCCGACATGATGTTGTTCAGCATGGCGTTTCCCAATATTCTAGGCTTGATTATGCTATCAGGGACTATTAGTCGTGGCAGTCGAGACTATGTAAGACGACTGCGATCTGGAGAGATGAAAAACTCCATTTCATGA